A portion of the Streptomyces coeruleoprunus genome contains these proteins:
- a CDS encoding helix-turn-helix transcriptional regulator, whose product MPASPSSSAQAAREALAKRLQHLRQDAGLTGKELSSRCGWHPAKTTRIQKGEAAPSDADIRAWCAACGAEDQTEDLIATARAVDSMYVEWRRIHKNGMRKVQEDFYTLHERAAVCRVYCSNAVPGFFQTADFATALMQSITDFQGTPNDVAEAVAARLARSRFLYEGGHRFVVLLEEWVLRSRIGDRETMANQLRHLLDVLPLPSVSLGVIPFTAQRVIWPLEAFYVFDDAHAVVETLTAEINIRQPREIADYRKAFAELAKMAAYGDHARALINSAISTLG is encoded by the coding sequence ATGCCCGCCTCCCCCTCGTCCAGCGCCCAGGCGGCGCGTGAAGCCCTCGCGAAGCGCTTGCAGCACCTTCGTCAGGACGCCGGCCTCACCGGGAAGGAGCTCTCCTCCCGGTGCGGCTGGCATCCGGCGAAGACGACCCGCATCCAAAAGGGCGAGGCCGCACCCTCCGACGCGGACATCAGAGCCTGGTGCGCGGCCTGTGGAGCGGAGGACCAGACAGAGGACCTGATCGCCACGGCGCGGGCGGTCGACTCCATGTATGTGGAGTGGCGGCGCATCCACAAGAACGGTATGCGCAAGGTCCAGGAGGACTTCTACACCCTTCACGAGCGAGCGGCCGTGTGCCGTGTGTACTGCTCCAACGCCGTTCCCGGGTTCTTCCAGACCGCCGACTTCGCCACCGCCCTCATGCAGTCGATCACCGACTTCCAGGGAACCCCCAACGACGTCGCCGAGGCCGTCGCCGCCCGCCTCGCCCGTAGTCGGTTCCTGTACGAGGGAGGCCACCGCTTCGTCGTGCTGTTGGAGGAGTGGGTTCTGCGCTCGCGGATCGGCGACCGGGAGACGATGGCGAACCAGCTCCGGCACCTGCTTGACGTCCTGCCACTGCCCTCGGTCTCACTCGGTGTCATCCCCTTCACTGCCCAGCGCGTCATCTGGCCCCTGGAGGCGTTCTACGTCTTCGACGACGCTCACGCCGTGGTGGAGACCTTGACCGCCGAGATCAACATCAGGCAACCGCGCGAAATCGCCGACTACCGCAAGGCGTTCGCCGAACTCGCAAAGATGGCCGCCTACGGCGACCACGCTCGCGCCCTCATCAACTCGGCGATCAGCACCCTCGGGTGA
- a CDS encoding Uma2 family endonuclease: MTERPDLPLCPPRTEGWFAEDLDRLPQAPRHTELIDGDLVFMVWPQRWWHGHLVTMLTVALMEQAPADVRVGREMTIKLDERNRPEPDLPVTTAAFDGDRTWSAPEEVQLVVEVVSPESAHRDRTVKLRKYAEAGIPHYWCIEDEDGAPVVHVYELDRPTRAYAPAGIFRDSLTRPVPFPISLEPAKLAPPRRT, translated from the coding sequence ATGACCGAACGGCCCGACCTTCCGTTGTGCCCGCCCCGCACGGAGGGCTGGTTCGCGGAGGACCTGGATCGCCTCCCCCAGGCGCCTCGCCACACCGAGCTGATCGACGGAGACCTCGTCTTCATGGTGTGGCCGCAGAGGTGGTGGCACGGCCACCTCGTCACGATGCTCACCGTCGCTCTCATGGAGCAGGCGCCCGCCGACGTCAGAGTCGGCCGCGAGATGACCATCAAGCTCGATGAGCGCAATCGTCCCGAGCCGGATCTGCCGGTGACGACAGCCGCGTTCGACGGTGACCGTACGTGGTCCGCCCCTGAAGAGGTTCAGCTCGTCGTCGAGGTGGTCTCCCCGGAGTCCGCCCACCGGGACCGCACGGTCAAGCTCCGCAAGTACGCCGAGGCCGGCATCCCGCACTACTGGTGCATCGAGGACGAGGACGGAGCCCCTGTGGTGCACGTCTACGAACTGGACCGGCCGACCCGCGCCTATGCACCCGCGGGCATCTTCCGTGACTCGCTGACCCGCCCGGTACCGTTCCCGATCAGCCTCGAACCGGCCAAGCTCGCCCCGCCTCGACGCACTTGA
- a CDS encoding DUF4232 domain-containing protein — translation MRRCRANTVLAVAVLSLGLAACGGGSTGARDEGPAVSLSPVGTSGGADTTVSGGAITGGGTTAASGSAKRAASGEVPACTHRDLDVTMAKAGETPTEHIVLTATNASGRTCRLHDYPLIAFGDIQTAKDVPAVAKSKPAAPVVLKPGAPAYANVRVALGGVAEENRVVSAFHVNFFVGGAPAEGSVVVEVPSGGLAVDDAVAKTGYWTRELRNGVDEF, via the coding sequence ATGCGTCGTTGCCGCGCGAACACCGTCCTCGCCGTCGCCGTCCTCTCGTTGGGGCTGGCCGCATGCGGTGGCGGTTCCACCGGGGCCAGGGACGAGGGGCCCGCGGTGTCGTTGTCGCCGGTCGGCACTTCCGGTGGGGCCGACACGACCGTCTCCGGCGGGGCCATCACCGGTGGTGGTACGACCGCCGCCTCCGGTAGCGCGAAGCGTGCTGCCTCCGGGGAGGTGCCCGCCTGTACCCACCGCGACCTCGACGTCACCATGGCCAAGGCCGGCGAGACGCCCACCGAGCACATCGTGCTGACCGCCACCAACGCCTCCGGGCGCACGTGCCGGCTCCACGACTACCCGTTGATCGCCTTCGGTGACATCCAGACCGCCAAGGACGTGCCCGCTGTCGCGAAGAGCAAGCCCGCCGCCCCGGTCGTCCTGAAGCCGGGGGCGCCCGCGTACGCGAACGTGCGTGTCGCCCTTGGCGGTGTGGCGGAGGAGAACCGGGTCGTCAGCGCCTTCCATGTGAACTTCTTCGTCGGCGGCGCCCCGGCCGAGGGCAGTGTCGTCGTCGAGGTGCCCTCCGGCGGCCTCGCGGTCGACGACGCCGTCGCGAAGACCGGCTACTGGACGCGTGAATTGCGCAACGGTGTCGATGAGTTCTGA
- a CDS encoding ATP-binding protein, with product MTTTAARPASIGAPGYSETMPCEPESARRARLLISAALNTWGIGNLVDTAMLVVSELVGNSAQHTPCRLLRVTVSRPAPNRVKIAVTDKSRTVPNIASPADDAEEGRGLFLVDVLSVRWGYDRHRWGKTVWSELEVPTC from the coding sequence GTGACGACGACCGCCGCCAGACCCGCCTCGATCGGCGCACCCGGCTACAGCGAGACGATGCCGTGCGAGCCGGAGTCCGCACGCCGTGCGCGCCTGCTCATCAGTGCCGCCCTCAACACCTGGGGTATAGGCAACCTGGTGGACACGGCCATGCTGGTCGTCTCCGAACTCGTCGGCAACTCCGCCCAGCACACCCCGTGCCGTCTGCTCCGGGTCACCGTCAGCCGGCCCGCACCAAACCGCGTGAAGATCGCGGTCACCGACAAATCACGCACAGTCCCCAACATAGCCAGCCCCGCCGACGACGCCGAAGAAGGGCGCGGCCTGTTCCTCGTTGACGTGCTGAGCGTCCGGTGGGGCTACGACCGGCACCGCTGGGGCAAGACGGTCTGGTCGGAGCTGGAGGTCCCCACATGCTGA
- a CDS encoding JmjC domain-containing protein: protein MEHQLINAIETALGWNGVDELGKGFVRGSIDDPALVSRILTPNRLLDIAMRRSLNRPQFRCFQKGEEVHPAIYYTDTVSPRGQSIPMVNMRSLGRLLGEGATLILDQVNVFDPTMEVACRALQWWSHERVQVNAYLTTNDAAGFPLHWDDHDVVIIQLAGEKEWEVRGTSREVPMYRDSDPNNTPTEEIVWAGVMKSGDVMHIPRGHWHQATRNGHGSGKSLHVTFGITKRTGASWLAWLGDWCREHEIFRHDLDRAHGSGTQALTEAAVRLIGERSPADFLAAYEQATALPRHVPFLDILGPLDAVACTNHFPPQIRENGETVDVVASGKKITFTAKAVPALRLLLSGKPVPLNQAAAVVGAEVAEVAETLVKEEICAILTPELSSGYTGLVTNAVS from the coding sequence ATGGAACACCAGTTGATCAACGCCATCGAGACGGCGCTCGGGTGGAACGGAGTGGATGAGCTCGGCAAGGGCTTCGTGCGGGGAAGCATCGACGACCCCGCCCTCGTCTCCCGCATCCTGACCCCGAACCGCTTGCTCGACATCGCCATGCGCAGGAGCCTGAACCGCCCGCAGTTCCGGTGCTTCCAGAAGGGCGAGGAAGTCCACCCGGCCATCTACTACACCGACACCGTCAGCCCCCGGGGCCAGAGCATCCCCATGGTCAACATGCGCAGCCTGGGCAGGCTGCTGGGGGAAGGCGCGACGCTCATCCTCGACCAGGTCAATGTCTTCGACCCGACGATGGAAGTCGCCTGCCGGGCATTGCAGTGGTGGTCCCACGAGCGGGTGCAGGTCAACGCGTATCTGACGACGAACGACGCCGCGGGCTTCCCGCTGCACTGGGACGACCACGACGTCGTGATCATCCAGCTCGCTGGCGAGAAGGAGTGGGAGGTACGCGGAACCTCCCGCGAAGTCCCCATGTACCGCGACTCCGACCCCAACAACACTCCGACCGAAGAAATCGTCTGGGCCGGCGTCATGAAGTCCGGCGACGTGATGCACATCCCCCGAGGCCACTGGCACCAGGCGACCCGCAACGGCCACGGATCGGGGAAGAGCCTGCACGTCACGTTCGGGATCACCAAGCGCACGGGAGCGAGCTGGCTCGCATGGCTGGGCGACTGGTGCCGAGAGCACGAGATCTTCCGGCACGACCTGGATCGCGCGCACGGGAGCGGCACTCAGGCCCTGACCGAGGCAGCCGTCCGGCTGATCGGCGAGCGCTCCCCAGCCGACTTCCTTGCCGCGTACGAACAGGCGACGGCGCTCCCCCGGCACGTCCCGTTCCTCGACATCCTGGGGCCGCTCGACGCCGTGGCGTGCACCAACCACTTCCCGCCCCAAATCCGCGAGAACGGCGAGACCGTCGACGTCGTGGCCTCGGGGAAGAAGATCACCTTTACGGCTAAGGCCGTGCCCGCGCTGCGTTTGCTGCTGAGTGGCAAGCCGGTTCCGTTGAACCAGGCCGCGGCCGTCGTCGGGGCCGAAGTCGCGGAGGTGGCCGAGACCCTCGTGAAGGAGGAGATATGCGCGATTCTGACCCCCGAGTTGTC
- a CDS encoding DUF6879 family protein codes for MSQNGVPDFAELLRSAQRTAVHLEMRDVYSVGDEKDSFEEFLRTGRTDLDPDSPFWQGWTPLVRETVARGVQMRRARIVSEPVTDYIRWEHALTAVNVAVGEQVRWLPRRLASDIALPGNDLWLIDDRRVMFHWFTGDGDWAGHEFNEDPDLVKMVVAAFEAVWERGIDHEKFTV; via the coding sequence ATGTCGCAGAACGGCGTGCCGGACTTCGCTGAACTGCTGCGGTCCGCCCAGCGCACCGCTGTCCACCTGGAGATGCGCGACGTCTACAGCGTCGGCGATGAGAAGGACAGCTTCGAGGAGTTCCTTCGGACCGGTCGGACCGACCTCGACCCCGATTCGCCGTTCTGGCAGGGCTGGACCCCGCTGGTGCGCGAAACCGTCGCCAGGGGCGTCCAGATGCGCCGGGCTCGGATTGTCTCCGAGCCGGTGACCGATTACATCCGATGGGAGCACGCCCTGACCGCGGTCAACGTCGCCGTCGGTGAACAGGTCCGCTGGCTCCCCCGGCGCCTCGCCTCCGACATCGCCCTGCCCGGAAACGACCTGTGGCTGATCGACGACCGGCGAGTGATGTTCCACTGGTTCACCGGGGACGGCGACTGGGCAGGACATGAGTTCAACGAGGACCCCGACCTGGTGAAGATGGTCGTCGCCGCGTTCGAGGCTGTGTGGGAACGCGGCATCGACCACGAGAAGTTCACCGTCTGA